The stretch of DNA AGCCGCGACGGCCGACGCGGGGCGCTCAGTCCCGCGTGGGCGTCGAGCCGCCGGCGATCTCGTAGCTCCATACCTCGCTGTGGGTGGAGACGGGTCGCGGCGCGTCGCCGCCGGCGCGCTCGGCCGCCGAGCGATGGCCCTCGGCGAAGCCGGGAGAGGAGACCCACGCCTGGAAGGACGCCTCGTCGCGCCAGCGCGTGATCACCAGCCACTGCTCGCGCTCGTCCGTGGGGCGCAGCAGCTCGAAGCCCTCGAAGCCGTCGGCGTCGTCGACGGCACCGGCGCGGGCGGCGAAGCGGTGGGCGAGCTCGTCACCGGCCCCGGCCGGGACGGTGATGGCGTTGATCTTGATCGTGGTCATGCCGCAAGGGTGGCACGCCGGCCCGCGTGCGCTCCCTACCGGCCGGCCCGGCGACGTGATGCCCGGGCCGGCGCGACCGGCACTGCGACGGGTCGTCGTGACGGCGTCAGGCGGCCGTCGCCCGGGTCGCCTCGGGGACGGCTGCCGGCTCGGCGGCGAGCGCTGCGTCGCGCAGCGCCGTCGCGGTCCGGGCGTAGGCCGCCTGCATCGCGTCGGAGTCGACGGCGCTCAGCGCGTAGGCGCCCAGGTTCAGGGGGTGGTGCGTCTCGAGCTCGAGAGTGCGCCCGAGGAAGTCCCTGAGGTTGGCCACGCCGAGGTCGCCCAAGTGTTCGACGAGGACGTCGATGACCTCGTCGTCGGTCTTCACCTGCCGTACGGCGGCCTGGACCGCGTGCACGGCGTCCGCCTCGGAGATGAGGTGGGTGGTCGCCACGGTGTGGACGACCGGCAGCGCGTCCCAGATCCGGTAGGGCAGGCCGTTGCCGTGGTCGCGCCGCTCCCAGGTCTGGGTCCGGACGGGCTCGGTGGCGAGCAGGCCGGCGATCAGATCGAGAGCGGTGGCGATCTGCGAGGGGCCGGGTGCGGGGGAGCCG from Nocardioides sp. BP30 encodes:
- a CDS encoding antibiotic biosynthesis monooxygenase family protein; the encoded protein is MTTIKINAITVPAGAGDELAHRFAARAGAVDDADGFEGFELLRPTDEREQWLVITRWRDEASFQAWVSSPGFAEGHRSAAERAGGDAPRPVSTHSEVWSYEIAGGSTPTRD